In one window of Temnothorax longispinosus isolate EJ_2023e chromosome 11, Tlon_JGU_v1, whole genome shotgun sequence DNA:
- the Sxc gene encoding UDP-N-acetylglucosamine--peptide N-acetylglucosaminyltransferase 110 kDa subunit isoform X3 → MDCQCVVVYTVISPSTTIAPALRVQIEDTIARPSTSGCVSWIRRFVKRAVAAYLRALNLSPNNAVVHGNLACVYYEQGLIDLAIDTYRRAIELQPNFPDAYCNLANALKEKGQVVEAEECYNTALRLCPTHADSLNNLANIKREQGYIEEATRLYLKALEVFPEFAAAHSNLASVLQQQGKLNEALMHYKEAIRIQPTFADAYSNMGNTLKEMQDIQGALQCYTRAIQINPAFADAHSNLASIHKDSGNIPEAIQSYRTALKLKPDFPDAYCNLAHCLQIVCDWTDYEARMKKLVSIVAEQLDKNRLPSVHPHHSMLYPLSHEFRKAIAARHANLCIEKIHVLHKQPYKYPRAMSVRLKIGYVSSDFGNHPTSHLMQSIPGLHDREKVEIFCYALSADDGTTFRAKIARESEHFIDLSQIPCNGKAADRINADGIHILVNMNGYTKGARNEIFALRPAPVQVMWLGYPGTSGASFMDYLITDEVTSPLELASQYSEKLAYMPHTYFIGDHKQMFPHLKERLILTDKLSHKGKVADNVAVINATDLSPMIENTLIKEIREVIVPDAKKQPVEISLKVAELPTTTPIETMIASGQCQMSVNGVVVQNGMATTQVNNKTATGEEVPQNIVITTRQQYGLPEDAVVYCNFNQLYKIDPLTLHMWAHILKHVPNSVLWLLRFPAVGEPNLQATAQQLGLTPGRILFSNVAAKEEHVRRGQLADVCLDTPLCNGHTTSMDVLWTGTPVVTLPGETLASRVAASQLNTLGCPELVARTRQEYQDIAVRLGTDREYLKATRVKVWKARSESPLFNCKLYAMGMEMLYTKMWERYAHGENPDHVSAVDKNDSQKSLSISS, encoded by the exons ATGGACTGCCAGTGCGTGGTCGTCTATACGGTGATCTCGCCCTCGACCACTATCGCGCCCGCGCTCCGCGTTCAAATAGAGGATACTATCGCGCGACCCTCCACCTCTGGATGCGTCTCCTGGATCAGGCGCTTCGTTAAAAG AGCTGTAGCTGCATATCTCCGCGCGTTGAACCTCAGCCCTAACAATGCAGTTGTACATGGAAATTTGGCCTGCGTTTATTATGAACAAGG GCTCATCGATCTGGCCATTGATACGTATCGTCGTGCTATTGAATTGCAACCCAATTTTCCTGATGCGTACTGCAATCTGGCGAACGCTCTCAAAGAAAAGGGACAAGTGGTCGAAGCGGAAGAATGTTACAATACCGCCCTCCGGCTTTGTCCCACACACGCGGACTCTCTTAATAACTTG GCCAACATAAAACGCGAGCAAGGCTACATCGAGGAGGCAACTCGCTTGTATCTTAAAGCCCTGGAAGTATTTCCTGAGTTTGCGGCCGCCCACAGCAATCTCGCCTCTGTCTTGCAGCAGCAAGGCAAACTGAACGAGGCACTAATGCATTATAAGGAAGCAATTCGCATACAACCGACCTTTGCAGATGCTTACTCGAACATGGGAAACACGCTGAAAGAGATGCAGGATATACAAGGCGCTTTACAGTGCTACACTCGGGCCATCCAAATCAATCCGGCCTTCGCTGACGCTCATTCCAATTTGGCATCGATCCATAAGGATTCCGGCAACATTCCCGAAGCGATTCAATCTTACAGAACAGCGCTGAAATTGAAGCCTGACTTTCCGGACGCTTATTGCAACTTGGCGCACTGTTTGCAAATTGTCTGCGACTGGACCGATTACGAAGCCAGGATGAAGAAGTTGGTGTCTATTGTTGCTGAGCAATTAGACAAGAACAGGCTGCCCAGTGTGCATCCACATCATTCCATGCTTTATCCTTTGTCTCACGAGTTTCGGAAAGCTATCGCTGCTCGGCATGCTAATCTTTGCATAGAGAAA ATTCATGTTCTTCACAAACAGCCATACAAATACCCGCGTGCGATGAGCGTCCGATTGAAGATTGGATATGTCTCGTCGGACTTCGGCAATCATCCGACTAGCCACTTGATGCAATCAATACCTGGCTTACACGATCGTGAGAAAGTCGAGATCTTCTGCTATGCGCTTAGCGCGGATGATGGCACGACTTTTCGTGCGAAGATAGCACGAGAGTCCGAACACTTCATCGATCTCTCTCAGATTCCGTGCAACGGCAAGGCCGCCGACCGCATCAATGCTGATGGCATTCACATTCTGGTGAACATGAACGGTTATACGAAAGGCGCCAGAAACGAGATCTTTGCTTTGCGACCAGCGCCGGTACAGGTCATGTGGCTGGGTTATCCTGGTACCTCCGGCGCAAGTTTCATGGACTATCTCATCACGGACGAGGTCACCTCGCCGTTGGAGCTCGCCAGTCAATACAGCGAGAAACTCGCCTACATGCCGCACACTTATTTCATCGGCGATCACAA GCAAATGTTTCCTCATCTGAAGGAACGTTTAATCTTAACGGACAAGTTGAGTCATAAGGGCAAAGTAGCTGACAACGTGGCAGTAATCAATGCCACGGATCTCTCTCCGATGATTGAGAATACTTTGATAAAAGAGATTCGCGAGGTAATTGTGCCAGACGCTAAAAAGCAACCTGTCGAGATCTCGCTCAAAGTTGCCGAGTTACCGACTACCACCCCGATCGAAACGATGATCGCTTCCGGTCAGTGTCAGATGTCCGTGAACGGCGTCGTGGTGCAAAATGGTATGGCCACGACACAGGTGAACAACAAAACTGCCACGGGCGAGGAGGTGCCTCAGAACATTGTGATCACAACCAGGCAGCAATACGGCTTGCCGGAAGATGCTGTCGTTTATTGCAACTTTAATCAGTTATACAAGATTGATCCACTTACTCTTCACATGTGGGCACAC ATATTGAAACATGTGCCAAATTCCGTGCTGTGGCTGCTACGCTTTCCGGCGGTCGGCGAACCCAATCTCCAAGCAACGGCGCAACAATTGGGTCTAACGCCCGGCAGAATCCTATTCAGCAATGTCGCTGCTAAGGAGGAACACGTGAGACGAGGCCAGTTGGCCGACGTATGTCTAGATACGCCACTCTGCAATGGACACACAACTAGTATGGATGTTTTGTGGACCGGAACGCCGGTGGTTACACTACCGGGAGAAACTCTAGCCTCCCGTGTCGCAGCTAGTCAATTAAACACTCTTGGCTGTCCCGAATTGGTAGCGCGAACGCGGCAGGAATATCAAGATATTGCTGTTCGACTGGGTACCGATAGAGAATA CTTAAAAGCAACAAGAGTTAAGGTTTGGAAGGCTCGATCAGAAAGCCCACTGTTTAATTGCAAGCTGTACGCCATGGGCATGGAGATGTTGTACACAAAAATGTGGGAGCGTTACGCGCATGGAGAAAATCCTGATCACGTTTCAGCTGTCGATAAGAACGACAGTCAAAAGTCATTGAGCATATCTTCTTAA